In Streptomyces dangxiongensis, one DNA window encodes the following:
- a CDS encoding histidine phosphatase family protein — protein sequence MARPRRIVLVRHGESTGNIDDSVYEREPDHALALTERGRRQAEETGERLRQLFGRERVSVYVSPYRRTHETLRAFHLDSDLIRVREEPRLREQDWGNWQDRDDVRLQKAYRDAYGHFFFRFPQGESGADVYDRVGGFLESLFRSFEAPDHPPNVLLVTHGLAMRLFCMRWFHWTVAEFESLANPGNAEMRMLVLGEDGRYALDRSFERWREPVPYWVSG from the coding sequence ATGGCACGACCACGGCGCATCGTCCTTGTCCGGCACGGCGAGTCGACCGGCAACATCGACGACTCCGTGTACGAACGCGAACCCGACCACGCCCTCGCGCTGACCGAGCGCGGCCGGCGGCAGGCCGAGGAGACCGGAGAGCGGCTCCGGCAGCTCTTCGGCAGGGAACGCGTGAGCGTGTACGTCTCCCCGTACCGCCGTACCCACGAGACGCTCCGCGCCTTCCACCTCGACTCCGACCTCATACGCGTCCGGGAGGAGCCCAGGCTCCGGGAGCAGGACTGGGGAAACTGGCAGGACCGCGACGACGTGCGCCTCCAGAAGGCCTATCGCGACGCCTACGGCCACTTCTTCTTCCGGTTCCCGCAGGGAGAGTCCGGCGCCGACGTGTACGACCGGGTCGGAGGCTTCCTGGAGAGCCTGTTCCGCAGCTTCGAGGCCCCCGACCATCCTCCGAACGTGCTCCTGGTGACCCACGGACTGGCGATGCGGCTGTTCTGCATGCGGTGGTTCCACTGGACGGTCGCCGAATTCGAGTCGCTGGCCAATCCGGGGAACGCCGAGATGCGGATGCTCGTTCTCGGGGAGGACGGCAGGTACGCACTCGACCGGTCCTTCGAACGCTGGCGGGAGCCGGTCCCGTACTGGGTCAGCGGATAG
- a CDS encoding YdbC family protein: MLVKWIRCTVVDRRGFERGQRKWAGLPGEPGFRGQGGGWSRQRPGVAHVFAFWESRAFYDSFMARSHDRLAAAQSGTFKDAQVRLFEYRFDVKTGFEPRFTDADLVRVALCRIHEERVEHFTLMQEKVWNPAMAGSPGMIRGMFAEAPEQEFLILSMWRSAAEHGKYRTERIERLALRAQTEADVAALSGDIVELEPSWTV; this comes from the coding sequence GTGCTGGTCAAGTGGATTCGCTGCACCGTGGTCGACCGCCGCGGTTTCGAGCGCGGGCAGCGGAAATGGGCGGGGCTTCCGGGGGAGCCGGGTTTCCGGGGTCAGGGCGGGGGCTGGAGCCGGCAGCGGCCGGGGGTGGCGCACGTCTTCGCCTTCTGGGAGAGCCGCGCCTTCTACGACTCCTTCATGGCCCGTTCCCATGACCGCCTGGCCGCCGCCCAGTCCGGCACTTTCAAGGACGCCCAGGTCAGGCTGTTCGAGTACCGCTTCGACGTGAAGACGGGCTTCGAGCCGCGCTTCACCGACGCCGATCTCGTCCGGGTGGCGCTGTGCCGGATCCACGAGGAGCGCGTGGAGCACTTCACGCTCATGCAGGAGAAGGTCTGGAACCCGGCCATGGCCGGGTCGCCCGGCATGATCCGCGGCATGTTCGCCGAGGCACCCGAACAGGAGTTCCTGATCCTCTCGATGTGGCGATCGGCGGCCGAGCACGGCAAGTACCGCACCGAACGCATCGAACGCCTGGCCCTGCGCGCCCAGACCGAGGCGGACGTCGCGGCGCTCTCCGGCGACATCGTGGAACTGGAGCCGTCTTGGACGGTCTGA
- a CDS encoding TerD family protein translates to MTGFSKGLRKVEIALKWDPSPAGRPPTDLDIIAATFVSADAYGTPAYLVHFDSRSPDGTIFLNRDSTDGRGFGWDEVMMLELERLDSRYARVVVGVVIQQGPGYKTFADVLNPAVRVREGYTVLAEDDFASVLGATAATIAEFVRDDSGEWTLRPGVHGFDEDPATFTQVMGRARRP, encoded by the coding sequence GTGACCGGCTTCAGCAAGGGACTCCGCAAGGTCGAGATCGCGCTCAAGTGGGATCCCAGTCCGGCGGGACGGCCGCCGACCGATCTCGACATCATCGCCGCGACGTTCGTGTCGGCCGACGCTTACGGGACGCCGGCCTATCTGGTGCACTTCGACAGCCGTTCGCCCGACGGCACGATCTTCCTCAACCGCGACAGCACGGACGGCAGGGGCTTCGGCTGGGACGAGGTCATGATGCTCGAGCTGGAACGGCTCGACAGCCGGTACGCGCGCGTGGTGGTGGGTGTCGTCATCCAGCAGGGGCCCGGGTACAAGACGTTCGCCGACGTACTGAACCCGGCCGTGCGCGTCCGGGAGGGTTACACGGTCCTCGCCGAGGACGACTTCGCATCGGTCCTCGGTGCGACGGCCGCGACGATCGCCGAGTTCGTGCGCGACGACTCCGGCGAGTGGACCCTGCGTCCCGGCGTGCACGGCTTCGACGAGGACCCGGCGACCTTCACCCAGGTCATGGGCAGGGCACGCCGGCCCTGA